The proteins below are encoded in one region of Ricinus communis isolate WT05 ecotype wild-type chromosome 6, ASM1957865v1, whole genome shotgun sequence:
- the LOC8283001 gene encoding 7-deoxyloganetin glucosyltransferase yields the protein MESLRKLHAICIPLPAQGHINPMLKLAKLLHFRGFYITFVHTEFNYKCILNSRGPDALKGCHDFRFETISDGLPEDNPRGIDDLARLCVTLPETGRSSFRDLIVKLNGSSDVPDVSCIVSDGVMSFTLHVAVEFGIPEMILFTPSACGILGYLHYEELKRRGYFPLKDENCLTNGYLDTRIDWIPAMKGVRLKDLPTFIRSTDPNDLFFNYNSQSMSNSMKAKGLILNTFDELEQEVLDAIKTKFPVLYTIGPLSMLHQHLSLANLESIESNLWQEDIECLNWLDKREPNSVVYVNYGSLITMTKEQLEEIAWGLANSKYSFLWVIRPNILDDGEKIISNEFMNQIKGRALLVSWCPQEKVLAHNSIGGFLTHCGWNSTIESISNGVPLICWPFFADQQTNCLYCCSKWGIGMEIDSDVKRGEIERIVKELMEGNKGKEMKVKAMEWKRKAEVAIMPGGSSYTNFERLVNDLVT from the exons ATGGAGTCTTTGAGAAAGCTTCATGCCATTTGCATCCCTCTTCCAGCTCAAGGCCACATAAACCCTATGCTAAAACTTGCAAAACTACTTCATTTCAGAGGTTTCTACATAACCTTTGTCCACACAGAATTCAACTACAAATGCATTCTCAATTCCAGAGGTCCTGATGCACTTAAGGGTTGTCATGATTTCCGTTTTGAAACAATCTCCGATGGCTTGCCGGAGGATAACCCACGAGGCATCGATGATTTAGCACGCTTGTGTGTAACCTTGCCGGAGACCGGCCGGAGTTCTTTCCGTGACCTTATAGTTAAACTTAATGGTTCTTCAGATGTTCCTGACGTTTCTTGTATTGTTTCTGATGGTGTTATGAGCTTCACTTTACATGTTGCTGTTGAATTTGGGATTCCTGAAATGATTCTTTTTACTCCTAGTGCTTGTGGCATTTTGGGTTATCTTCATTATGAAGAGCTCAAGAGAAGAGGCTATTTTCCACTTAAAG ATGAAAATTGCTTGACTAATGGATATCTTGATACTAGAATTGATTGGATACCTGCAATGAAAGGAGTTCGATTAAAAGATCTACCAACCTTCATTCGCTCAACAGATCCTAATGACTTATTCTTCAACTACAACTCGCAATCAATGAGCAATTCAATGAAAGCTAAAGGGCTTATCCTTAACACATTTGATGAACTTGAACAAGAGGTTTTAGATGccattaaaacaaaattcccAGTGCTTTATACAATTGGTCCATTGTCAATGCTGCATCAGCATCTTTCTCTGGCAAATTTGGAGTCTATAGAATCAAACTTATGGCAGGAAGATATTGAATGCTTAAACTGGTTAGACAAAAGAGAGCCAAATTCTGTTGTGTATGTGAATTATGGAAGCTTAATAACAATGACTAAAGAGCAACTAGAGGAGATTGCTTGGGGACTTGCTAATAGcaaatattcatttttgtgGGTAATTAGGCCTAACATTCTTGATGATGGAGAAAAGATTATATCAAATGAATTCATGAATCAGATAAAGGGTAGAGCTCTGCTAGTGAGTTGGTGCCCTCAAGAGAAAGTTCTTGCTCACAATTCAATTGGAGGGTTTCTGACACATTGTGGATGGAATTCAACAATTGAAAGTATAAGTAATGGAGTGCCACTAATTTGTTGGCCTTTTTTTGCTGACCAGCAGACAAATTGTCTATATTGTTGTAGCAAGTGGGGAATAGGGATGGAAATTGATAGCGATGTTAAGAGAGGAGAAATTGAACGCATTGTCAAGGAATTGATGGAAGGAAATAAAGGGAAGGAAATGAAGGTCAAGGCAATGGAATGGAAAAGGAAAGCAGAAGTTGCTATAATGCCTGGTGGGTCTTCTTACACTAACTTTGAAAGGTTGGTCAATGACCTTGTGACATGA
- the LOC8276903 gene encoding uncharacterized protein LOC8276903 isoform X2, with protein MATSTAQPPPLYLPFVDMTTLTQSELHALSLFSSSSLNPNNINIITPPITIDRTLFNESAGSRRQTYSRPSSHHHRHRLAGLLPKTTTQNPNFPSENPDTDRIENHAIIKFLKQLLSSHPEFNQLDLIDFDSFTHLNDAINFNNNNINNVQVKKRKRGRKAKLKVISVVEEREREIVNKNGVVIDLVKLASLEDPYREELKRRTEGMVKEEELLGFFRDLGGQWCSRRRKRKIVDASEFGDFLPFGWKLLLGLKRKEGKAWVYCRRYISPSGQQFISCKEVSAYLQSCLKPYDHSNGNNRQVHRVASENHAGTSGREEDQRQPSEHEKAVSLLGIDNLELAEVQIQDLFECHKCNMTFDEKDTYLQHLLSFHQRTTRRYRLGSSVGDGVIVKDGKYECQFCHKVFHERRRYNGHVGIHVRNYVRGIEESPSTRMALQKRSESPTKDELPARISKMDALIEIAQNSIRETSSDRNGEPSGGFSSDKPNMVPNQELLASVSDHELNSDSTLSEPDKEYDMIDESQELGLHQQKTDDMIIDERIEKIDGAGDVLNVMVDSSAEEQHGNTSEAFGGTDCPLVHTDEIVKSVIEQESGFELQSHDRLQSLAPLDDHQVSRIDSNMNLVGTDNQDSYESIEVEFGFQSNNGIPDNKIVQETGQKSMKKDELQDGMPELPATLLQPSHDISAPNVENESSTMDQRHDRISGFEELRLEDIEQLKFSFGTDRESISRPEVPINLENKTEMEGAYGASVQFESGVVVDTAGEGHLTVCVWCGVEFSNEAVDTEMQSDSVGYMCPTCKARISGQLNVFGGDCS; from the exons ATGGCCACTTCCACCGCTCAACCACCACCACTGTATCTACCATTCGTAGACATGACAACTCTAACGCAATCAGAACTCCATGCTCTTTCCCTCTTCTCCTCCTCCTCATTAAACCCCAACAACATCAACATTATCACTCCACCAATCACCATCGACCGTACACTATTCAACGAAAGCGCCGGTTCCCGCCGCCAAACTTACTCTCGCCCTTCCTCCCACCATCACCGCCACCGCCTCGCCGGCCTCCTCCCTAAAACAACcacccaaaaccctaatttccCTTCCGAAAACCCCGACACCGATCGCATCGAAAATCATGCCATCATTAAATTCCTCAAACAATTGCTCTCCTCGCATCCTGAATTCAATCAATTAGATTTGATTGATTTCGATAGCTTCACTCATTTAAACGATgccataaattttaataacaataatatcaataatgtTCAagtaaagaagagaaaaagaggaagGAAGGCCAAGTTGAAAGTGATAAGTGTCgtggaggagagagagagggagataGTGAATAAAAACGGAGTTGTAATAGATTTAGTTAAGTTAGCGAGTTTAGAGGATCCGTATAGAGAGGAATTGAAGAGAAGAACTGAAGGGATGGTTAAAGAAGAAGAGTTGTTAGGGTTTTTTAGGGATTTAGGTGGGCAATGGTGTAGTaggagaaggaaaagaaagattgTTGATGCTTCTGAGTTTGGTGACTTTTTGCCTTTTGGTTGGAAGTTGCTGCTTGGACTTAAGAGGAAAGAAGGGAAAGCTTGGGTTTATTGTCGCAGATATATAAG CCCTAGCGGACAGCAATTTATATCCTGTAAAGAAGTTTCTGCATATTTGCAATCGTGCCTTAAGCCTTATGATCACTCAAATGGGAATAATCGACAAGTCCACAGAGTAGCTTCTGAAAAT CACGCAGGAACTTCTGGGAGGGAGGAAGATCAGAGGCAACCTAGTGAGCATGAGAAGGCAGTTTCCTTGCTGGGAATTGATAATTTGGAGTTGGCTGAGGTTCAAATACAAGACCTTTTTGAATGCCACAAATGCAACATGACATTTGATGAAAAGGACACTTATTTGCAGCACCTTTTATCATTTCACCAGAGGACCACCAGGAGATATAGATTGGGTTCTTCTGTTGGTGATGGTGTAATAGTTAAAGATGGAAAATATGAATGCCAGTTCTGCCATAAGGTATTTCATGAAAGGCGTAGGTATAATGGTCATGTAGGGATACATGTGAGGAATTATGTGAGGGGAATTGAAGAATCGCCTAGTACCAGAATGGCTTTGCAAAAGAGAAGTGAATCTCCAACCAAAGATGAATTGCCTGCTAGAATCTCCAAAATGGATGCTTTGATTGAAATTGCTCAGAATTCCATACGAGAAACGTCTTCTGATCGAAATGGTGAACCCAGTGGTGGATTTAGTTCTGATAAACCAAATATGGTTCCTAATCAAGAACTTCTAGCTTCAGTTTCTGATCATGAGCTGAATTCTGATTCTACTCTCAGCGAACCAGACAAAGAATATGACATGATTGATGAATCTCAGGAATTGGGGCTACATCAGCAGAAAACTGATGATATGATTATTGATGAAAGGATAGAGAAGATTGATGGTGCTGGTGATGTTCTGAATGTAATGGTCGATTCATCTGCTGAAGAGCAACATGGTAATACATCTGAAGCTTTTGGGGGAACAGATTGTCCGTTAGTTCACACTGATGAAATAGTCAAGTCCGTCATTGAGCAGGAAAGTGGTTTTGAACTCCAATCCCATGATCGTCTCCAATCCCTTGCTCCATTGGACGATCATCAAGTTTCTAGGATTGATAGTAACATGAATTTGGTTGGCACAGACAATCAAGATAGCTATGAGAGTATTGAGGTAGAATTCGGATTTCAAAGCAATAATGGTATACCAGATAACAAAATTGTACAGGAGACTGGACAGAAATCTATGAAAAAAGATGAACTTCAAGATGGCATGCCAGAACTGCCTGCGACCCTGTTGCAACCATCTCATGATATTTCAGCACCCAAT GTAGAAAATGAATCAAGTACAATGGACCAGAGGCATGACAGAATATCAGGATTTGAGGAGTTGAGGTTGGAAGACATTGAGCAactaaaatttagttttgggACCGATCGAGAATCTATATCTCGGCCGGAGGTGCCAATAAACTTGGAAAACAAAACTGAGATGGAAGGGGCATATGGGGCCTCTGTCCAGTTTGAATCAGGGGTTGTTGTAGATACAGCTGGTGAAGGACATCTTACTGTTTGTGTATGGTGCGGAGTAGAGTTCAGCAATGAGGCGGTTGATACTGAAATGCAGTCAGATTCAGTTGGTTATATGTGTCCTACCTGCAAGGCAAGAATCTCCGGGCAGCTAAACGTGTTTGGTGGTGATTGTTCATGA
- the LOC8276903 gene encoding uncharacterized protein LOC8276903 isoform X1, with amino-acid sequence MATSTAQPPPLYLPFVDMTTLTQSELHALSLFSSSSLNPNNINIITPPITIDRTLFNESAGSRRQTYSRPSSHHHRHRLAGLLPKTTTQNPNFPSENPDTDRIENHAIIKFLKQLLSSHPEFNQLDLIDFDSFTHLNDAINFNNNNINNVQVKKRKRGRKAKLKVISVVEEREREIVNKNGVVIDLVKLASLEDPYREELKRRTEGMVKEEELLGFFRDLGGQWCSRRRKRKIVDASEFGDFLPFGWKLLLGLKRKEGKAWVYCRRYISPSGQQFISCKEVSAYLQSCLKPYDHSNGNNRQVHRVASENHAGTSGREEDQRQPSEHEKAVSLLGIDNLELAEVQIQDLFECHKCNMTFDEKDTYLQHLLSFHQRTTRRYRLGSSVGDGVIVKDGKYECQFCHKVFHERRRYNGHVGIHVRNYVRGIEESPSTRMALQKRSESPTKDELPARISKMDALIEIAQNSIRETSSDRNGEPSGGFSSDKPNMVPNQELLASVSDHELNSDSTLSEPDKEYDMIDESQELGLHQQKTDDMIIDERIEKIDGAGDVLNVMVDSSAEEQHGNTSEAFGGTDCPLVHTDEIVKSVIEQESGFELQSHDRLQSLAPLDDHQVSRIDSNMNLVGTDNQDSYESIEVEFGFQSNNGIPDNKIVQETGQKSMKKDELQDGMPELPATLLQPSHDISAPNVSLDNVENESSTMDQRHDRISGFEELRLEDIEQLKFSFGTDRESISRPEVPINLENKTEMEGAYGASVQFESGVVVDTAGEGHLTVCVWCGVEFSNEAVDTEMQSDSVGYMCPTCKARISGQLNVFGGDCS; translated from the exons ATGGCCACTTCCACCGCTCAACCACCACCACTGTATCTACCATTCGTAGACATGACAACTCTAACGCAATCAGAACTCCATGCTCTTTCCCTCTTCTCCTCCTCCTCATTAAACCCCAACAACATCAACATTATCACTCCACCAATCACCATCGACCGTACACTATTCAACGAAAGCGCCGGTTCCCGCCGCCAAACTTACTCTCGCCCTTCCTCCCACCATCACCGCCACCGCCTCGCCGGCCTCCTCCCTAAAACAACcacccaaaaccctaatttccCTTCCGAAAACCCCGACACCGATCGCATCGAAAATCATGCCATCATTAAATTCCTCAAACAATTGCTCTCCTCGCATCCTGAATTCAATCAATTAGATTTGATTGATTTCGATAGCTTCACTCATTTAAACGATgccataaattttaataacaataatatcaataatgtTCAagtaaagaagagaaaaagaggaagGAAGGCCAAGTTGAAAGTGATAAGTGTCgtggaggagagagagagggagataGTGAATAAAAACGGAGTTGTAATAGATTTAGTTAAGTTAGCGAGTTTAGAGGATCCGTATAGAGAGGAATTGAAGAGAAGAACTGAAGGGATGGTTAAAGAAGAAGAGTTGTTAGGGTTTTTTAGGGATTTAGGTGGGCAATGGTGTAGTaggagaaggaaaagaaagattgTTGATGCTTCTGAGTTTGGTGACTTTTTGCCTTTTGGTTGGAAGTTGCTGCTTGGACTTAAGAGGAAAGAAGGGAAAGCTTGGGTTTATTGTCGCAGATATATAAG CCCTAGCGGACAGCAATTTATATCCTGTAAAGAAGTTTCTGCATATTTGCAATCGTGCCTTAAGCCTTATGATCACTCAAATGGGAATAATCGACAAGTCCACAGAGTAGCTTCTGAAAAT CACGCAGGAACTTCTGGGAGGGAGGAAGATCAGAGGCAACCTAGTGAGCATGAGAAGGCAGTTTCCTTGCTGGGAATTGATAATTTGGAGTTGGCTGAGGTTCAAATACAAGACCTTTTTGAATGCCACAAATGCAACATGACATTTGATGAAAAGGACACTTATTTGCAGCACCTTTTATCATTTCACCAGAGGACCACCAGGAGATATAGATTGGGTTCTTCTGTTGGTGATGGTGTAATAGTTAAAGATGGAAAATATGAATGCCAGTTCTGCCATAAGGTATTTCATGAAAGGCGTAGGTATAATGGTCATGTAGGGATACATGTGAGGAATTATGTGAGGGGAATTGAAGAATCGCCTAGTACCAGAATGGCTTTGCAAAAGAGAAGTGAATCTCCAACCAAAGATGAATTGCCTGCTAGAATCTCCAAAATGGATGCTTTGATTGAAATTGCTCAGAATTCCATACGAGAAACGTCTTCTGATCGAAATGGTGAACCCAGTGGTGGATTTAGTTCTGATAAACCAAATATGGTTCCTAATCAAGAACTTCTAGCTTCAGTTTCTGATCATGAGCTGAATTCTGATTCTACTCTCAGCGAACCAGACAAAGAATATGACATGATTGATGAATCTCAGGAATTGGGGCTACATCAGCAGAAAACTGATGATATGATTATTGATGAAAGGATAGAGAAGATTGATGGTGCTGGTGATGTTCTGAATGTAATGGTCGATTCATCTGCTGAAGAGCAACATGGTAATACATCTGAAGCTTTTGGGGGAACAGATTGTCCGTTAGTTCACACTGATGAAATAGTCAAGTCCGTCATTGAGCAGGAAAGTGGTTTTGAACTCCAATCCCATGATCGTCTCCAATCCCTTGCTCCATTGGACGATCATCAAGTTTCTAGGATTGATAGTAACATGAATTTGGTTGGCACAGACAATCAAGATAGCTATGAGAGTATTGAGGTAGAATTCGGATTTCAAAGCAATAATGGTATACCAGATAACAAAATTGTACAGGAGACTGGACAGAAATCTATGAAAAAAGATGAACTTCAAGATGGCATGCCAGAACTGCCTGCGACCCTGTTGCAACCATCTCATGATATTTCAGCACCCAATGTGAGCTTGGATAAT GTAGAAAATGAATCAAGTACAATGGACCAGAGGCATGACAGAATATCAGGATTTGAGGAGTTGAGGTTGGAAGACATTGAGCAactaaaatttagttttgggACCGATCGAGAATCTATATCTCGGCCGGAGGTGCCAATAAACTTGGAAAACAAAACTGAGATGGAAGGGGCATATGGGGCCTCTGTCCAGTTTGAATCAGGGGTTGTTGTAGATACAGCTGGTGAAGGACATCTTACTGTTTGTGTATGGTGCGGAGTAGAGTTCAGCAATGAGGCGGTTGATACTGAAATGCAGTCAGATTCAGTTGGTTATATGTGTCCTACCTGCAAGGCAAGAATCTCCGGGCAGCTAAACGTGTTTGGTGGTGATTGTTCATGA
- the LOC8276903 gene encoding uncharacterized protein LOC8276903 isoform X3, which translates to MATSTAQPPPLYLPFVDMTTLTQSELHALSLFSSSSLNPNNINIITPPITIDRTLFNESAGSRRQTYSRPSSHHHRHRLAGLLPKTTTQNPNFPSENPDTDRIENHAIIKFLKQLLSSHPEFNQLDLIDFDSFTHLNDAINFNNNNINNVQVKKRKRGRKAKLKVISVVEEREREIVNKNGVVIDLVKLASLEDPYREELKRRTEGMVKEEELLGFFRDLGGQWCSRRRKRKIVDASEFGDFLPFGWKLLLGLKRKEGKAWVYCRRYISPSGQQFISCKEVSAYLQSCLKPYDHSNGNNRQVHRVASENHAGTSGREEDQRQPSEHEKAVSLLGIDNLELAEVQIQDLFECHKCNMTFDEKDTYLQHLLSFHQRTTRRYRLGSSVGDGVIVKDGKYECQFCHKVFHERRRYNGHVGIHVRNYVRGIEESPSTRMALQKRSESPTKDELPARISKMDALIEIAQNSIRETSSDRNGEPSGGFSSDKPNMVPNQELLASVSDHELNSDSTLSEPDKEYDMIDESQELGLHQQKTDDMIIDERIEKIDGAGDVLNVMVDSSAEEQHGNTSEAFGGTDCPLVHTDEIVKSVIEQESGFELQSHDRLQSLAPLDDHQVSRIDSNMNLVGTDNQDSYESIEVEFGFQSNNGIPDNKIVQETGQKSMKKDELQDGMPELPATLLQPSHDISAPNKMNQVQWTRGMTEYQDLRS; encoded by the exons ATGGCCACTTCCACCGCTCAACCACCACCACTGTATCTACCATTCGTAGACATGACAACTCTAACGCAATCAGAACTCCATGCTCTTTCCCTCTTCTCCTCCTCCTCATTAAACCCCAACAACATCAACATTATCACTCCACCAATCACCATCGACCGTACACTATTCAACGAAAGCGCCGGTTCCCGCCGCCAAACTTACTCTCGCCCTTCCTCCCACCATCACCGCCACCGCCTCGCCGGCCTCCTCCCTAAAACAACcacccaaaaccctaatttccCTTCCGAAAACCCCGACACCGATCGCATCGAAAATCATGCCATCATTAAATTCCTCAAACAATTGCTCTCCTCGCATCCTGAATTCAATCAATTAGATTTGATTGATTTCGATAGCTTCACTCATTTAAACGATgccataaattttaataacaataatatcaataatgtTCAagtaaagaagagaaaaagaggaagGAAGGCCAAGTTGAAAGTGATAAGTGTCgtggaggagagagagagggagataGTGAATAAAAACGGAGTTGTAATAGATTTAGTTAAGTTAGCGAGTTTAGAGGATCCGTATAGAGAGGAATTGAAGAGAAGAACTGAAGGGATGGTTAAAGAAGAAGAGTTGTTAGGGTTTTTTAGGGATTTAGGTGGGCAATGGTGTAGTaggagaaggaaaagaaagattgTTGATGCTTCTGAGTTTGGTGACTTTTTGCCTTTTGGTTGGAAGTTGCTGCTTGGACTTAAGAGGAAAGAAGGGAAAGCTTGGGTTTATTGTCGCAGATATATAAG CCCTAGCGGACAGCAATTTATATCCTGTAAAGAAGTTTCTGCATATTTGCAATCGTGCCTTAAGCCTTATGATCACTCAAATGGGAATAATCGACAAGTCCACAGAGTAGCTTCTGAAAAT CACGCAGGAACTTCTGGGAGGGAGGAAGATCAGAGGCAACCTAGTGAGCATGAGAAGGCAGTTTCCTTGCTGGGAATTGATAATTTGGAGTTGGCTGAGGTTCAAATACAAGACCTTTTTGAATGCCACAAATGCAACATGACATTTGATGAAAAGGACACTTATTTGCAGCACCTTTTATCATTTCACCAGAGGACCACCAGGAGATATAGATTGGGTTCTTCTGTTGGTGATGGTGTAATAGTTAAAGATGGAAAATATGAATGCCAGTTCTGCCATAAGGTATTTCATGAAAGGCGTAGGTATAATGGTCATGTAGGGATACATGTGAGGAATTATGTGAGGGGAATTGAAGAATCGCCTAGTACCAGAATGGCTTTGCAAAAGAGAAGTGAATCTCCAACCAAAGATGAATTGCCTGCTAGAATCTCCAAAATGGATGCTTTGATTGAAATTGCTCAGAATTCCATACGAGAAACGTCTTCTGATCGAAATGGTGAACCCAGTGGTGGATTTAGTTCTGATAAACCAAATATGGTTCCTAATCAAGAACTTCTAGCTTCAGTTTCTGATCATGAGCTGAATTCTGATTCTACTCTCAGCGAACCAGACAAAGAATATGACATGATTGATGAATCTCAGGAATTGGGGCTACATCAGCAGAAAACTGATGATATGATTATTGATGAAAGGATAGAGAAGATTGATGGTGCTGGTGATGTTCTGAATGTAATGGTCGATTCATCTGCTGAAGAGCAACATGGTAATACATCTGAAGCTTTTGGGGGAACAGATTGTCCGTTAGTTCACACTGATGAAATAGTCAAGTCCGTCATTGAGCAGGAAAGTGGTTTTGAACTCCAATCCCATGATCGTCTCCAATCCCTTGCTCCATTGGACGATCATCAAGTTTCTAGGATTGATAGTAACATGAATTTGGTTGGCACAGACAATCAAGATAGCTATGAGAGTATTGAGGTAGAATTCGGATTTCAAAGCAATAATGGTATACCAGATAACAAAATTGTACAGGAGACTGGACAGAAATCTATGAAAAAAGATGAACTTCAAGATGGCATGCCAGAACTGCCTGCGACCCTGTTGCAACCATCTCATGATATTTCAGCACCCAAT AAAATGAATCAAGTACAATGGACCAGAGGCATGACAGAATATCAGGATTTGAGGAGTTGA
- the LOC8276886 gene encoding serine carboxypeptidase-like 12 — translation MASTSARNSVLNCACFHLLLLLFFAENTESGRIVKTLPGYSGDLPFQLETGYITVNESELFYLFVESQGKPQQDPLLVYLIGGPGCSALNGFFFQTGPLVLNTANYSGGLPQLLNNPYSWTKSSSIIFVDAPVGTGYSYATIPEGYYTSDTESTAQIYMFLRKWLFDHQEYIENRFFIATDSYSGVIAPILAQEILEGNKAGLQPAINLEGILSGSPHINATLESNCVIPLAYHLALVSQSLYESAKNSCNGNYVDVDSSNAACLEDLEEIDACIDPINDENILDPVCAKLSPKSDGEQFRRSLRENSRNSRTRFRKFHNYWCRNFEYKLLDIWANDKSVQDALYVRRGTIEEWYRCNISLQENAYTYNIQSAVDYYRNLSANYGTQVLLYSGDHDLVVPYISTLDWMETLNLTVDYAWRPWFVEGQVAGYTLRYENYGFRMTFATLKGSGHSPTQYKPLQCYNMFERWIHYYPL, via the exons ATGGCATCCACTTCTGCAAGAAATAGTGTACTGAATTGTGCCTGTTTCCACCTGCTGCTTCTCCTCTTCTTCGCTGAAAATACAGAGTCAGGCAGGATTGTGAAGACTCTACCTGGCTACTCAGGTGATTTGCCATTCCAGCTCGAAACTGG atatataaCAGTGAATGAATCTGAGCTGTTCTACTTGTTTGTGGAATCACAAGGAAAGCCTCAACAAGACCCACTTTTGGTGTACTTGATTGGAGGTCCTGGTTGTTCTGCTTTGAATGGATTTTTCTTCCAAACTG GTCCACTAGTTCTTAATACTGCTAACTATAGTGGGGGCTTGCCACAATTATTGAACAATCCATATTCATGGACAAAG TCATCTAGTATAATATTCGTAGACGCTCCTGTTGGGACTGGTTATTCCTATGCAACAATCCCTGAAGGTTACTATACATCAGATACTGAATCCACAGCGCAGATTTATATGTTCCTGAGAAAG TGGTTGTTTGATCACCAAGAATACATAGAAAATCGATTCTTTATCGCTACTGATTCATATAGTGGGGTAATAGCTCCAATACTTGCTCAAGAAATATTAGAag GTAACAAAGCAGGACTTCAGCCAGCCATAAATCTAGAA gGAATATTGAGTGGATCTCCACATATAAATGCTACTCTTGAATCAAATTGTGTCATACCTCTTGCTTACCATTTGGCACTTGTTTCCCAGTCTCTTTATGAG TCTGCCAAAAATAGCTGCAATGGAAATTACGTAGATGTAGATTCGTCCAATGCAGCATGTTTAGAGGATCTCGAAGAAATAGATGCG tgCATTGATCCGATTAATGATGAAAATATTTTGGACCCTGTTTGTGCTAAATTATCCCCAAAATCAGACGGTGAACAATTTCGAAGATCTCTCAGagaaaattcaagaaattCCCGAACCCGTTTCCGGAAATTTCATAACTATTGGTGCCGg AATTTCGAATACAAGCTCTTAGACATATGGGCCAATGACAAAAGTGTCCAAGATGCTCTTTATGTTCGAAGG GGAACTATTGAAGAATGGTATAGGTGCAATATATCTCTGCAAGAGAATGCATACACATATAACATTCAAAGTGCTGTTGATTATTATAGAAATCTGAGTGCCAACTATGGCACACAAGTTCTACTTTACAG TGGTGATCATGATTTGGTTGTTCCATATATTTCTACTCTGGACTGGATGGAGACTCTAAACCTTACTGTAGATTATGCTTGGCGGCCATGGTTTGTTGAAGGTCAAGTTGCAGG GTATACACTTAGGTATGAAAATTATGGATTCCGCATGACATTTGCGACTCTAAAG GGATCAGGGCATTCTCCTACTCAATACAAGCCTTTACAATGTTATAACATGTTTGAAAGGTGGATCCATTATTACCCACTTTAG